From bacterium, one genomic window encodes:
- a CDS encoding alginate export family protein, translating into MRKVKLLLVFLSFSITVFADGVFDYGFYLRLRQECVENVFDFNKANIMRDDNYFRLKASVWGKWNFSDDVNMFVKLTTEPKYYLSTTGQMSGGKELKDQEIFFDNLYLDVKNAFGMPVDLRLGRQDFLMTHGEGFLIMDGTPSDGGRSLYFNAAKATLRFDEKNSLDIIYTQNTYQDEYLPLINDQDRNIIYPKMDERAVILYGKFKVDDNLSVEPYYIHKTEDAHTRAGNYIEKLKLNTVGNRAVYNFAPWSLRGELAYQFGEYDDNRDRSGLGGYIFLKRAFTEAKLSPTLDIGYAYLSGDGNPYAGDKDKGWNPLFSKWPWLSELYVFHSVIERNEVGYWTNLQIWRAKTDMKITDKTGFCLAYNYLRANDNPAPAVFFGTGKERGHLGQVQLFHKFNKNIDGLMLLEYFKPGNFYASDRDNALFFRWQLQMNF; encoded by the coding sequence ATGAGAAAAGTTAAATTGCTTCTGGTATTTTTGAGTTTTTCTATCACAGTTTTTGCGGACGGAGTATTTGATTACGGTTTTTATTTAAGACTCAGACAAGAGTGCGTAGAGAATGTGTTTGACTTTAATAAAGCCAATATAATGCGTGATGACAATTATTTTCGTCTTAAAGCAAGTGTTTGGGGCAAATGGAATTTTTCTGATGATGTGAATATGTTTGTAAAACTTACAACAGAACCTAAGTATTACTTGAGTACAACCGGGCAGATGTCGGGTGGGAAAGAATTGAAAGATCAAGAAATATTTTTTGATAACTTATACCTTGATGTTAAAAACGCTTTTGGGATGCCTGTCGATTTGAGGTTAGGGCGACAAGATTTTCTTATGACCCACGGTGAAGGGTTCTTAATAATGGATGGAACTCCTTCCGATGGAGGTAGGTCTTTATATTTTAACGCAGCAAAGGCTACCCTAAGGTTTGATGAAAAAAACTCGCTTGATATTATATACACTCAGAACACTTATCAAGATGAATACCTTCCTTTAATAAACGACCAAGATAGAAACATTATATACCCTAAAATGGATGAAAGAGCAGTTATTCTTTACGGTAAATTTAAGGTAGATGATAACCTCTCTGTTGAACCATACTATATACATAAAACTGAAGATGCTCATACAAGAGCAGGTAATTATATAGAAAAACTTAAACTTAACACTGTTGGAAATAGGGCTGTCTATAATTTTGCTCCTTGGAGTTTAAGGGGCGAACTTGCGTACCAGTTTGGTGAATACGATGATAACAGAGATAGGAGCGGTTTAGGTGGCTATATTTTCTTAAAAAGAGCTTTTACAGAAGCAAAACTTTCACCTACCCTTGATATTGGTTATGCTTATCTTTCAGGCGATGGTAACCCTTATGCAGGAGATAAAGATAAAGGGTGGAACCCACTCTTTTCAAAATGGCCCTGGTTAAGTGAACTGTACGTGTTCCATTCAGTTATAGAAAGGAACGAGGTTGGGTATTGGACAAACTTGCAGATATGGCGAGCGAAAACTGATATGAAGATAACAGATAAAACAGGTTTTTGTCTTGCTTACAATTATTTAAGGGCAAACGACAACCCTGCGCCTGCAGTCTTTTTTGGAACAGGCAAAGAGAGAGGACATCTGGGACAGGTACAATTGTTTCATAAGTTTAACAAAAATATAGATGGTCTAATGTTACTTGAATATTTCAAGCCGGGAAATTTTTATGCTTCAGACAGAGATAACGCTCTATTTTTTAGATGGCAGTTACAGATGAACTTTTAA
- a CDS encoding DUF1559 domain-containing protein: protein MNKKYSLKKRMFIYSGFTLVEMLIVIAIIGILAALLLPSLSTAREKARRTTCLSNLKQLSLAFEMFAEDHFEKFPSEPEKLFLGNNAIYPHYINTLKTFWCPSSIVRHGRAPKTLENNGEENWRNDNYWDNWYGSYAFVFGLSASNRANWRVPIISDRGLFNTSKLSNSEFIDKYNTNGNLTGANVETGNHAYGMNVLYIDGSAEWVNLSDIIFAKEDMQTGDIQPTVACMKNGFSVIVDTEEETKFWGQ, encoded by the coding sequence ATGAATAAAAAATATAGTCTGAAAAAGAGAATGTTTATATATTCTGGTTTTACGCTTGTGGAAATGCTTATAGTCATAGCTATTATAGGTATACTTGCAGCTTTACTTCTACCATCACTTTCAACTGCAAGAGAAAAAGCCCGTAGAACAACCTGCTTAAGCAACCTTAAACAATTGTCGCTTGCTTTTGAAATGTTTGCAGAAGACCATTTTGAAAAGTTTCCTTCAGAACCAGAAAAACTGTTTTTAGGAAATAATGCTATATATCCTCATTATATAAATACTCTAAAAACTTTCTGGTGTCCCTCAAGTATAGTTAGACACGGAAGGGCTCCAAAAACCCTTGAAAACAACGGAGAGGAAAATTGGAGAAACGATAATTATTGGGATAATTGGTATGGTAGTTATGCTTTTGTTTTTGGTTTAAGCGCTTCTAACCGCGCAAATTGGAGAGTTCCAATTATAAGCGATAGAGGGTTATTTAATACATCTAAACTTAGCAACTCAGAGTTTATCGACAAATATAATACCAACGGTAACCTTACGGGTGCTAATGTAGAAACAGGCAACCACGCGTATGGAATGAATGTCCTATATATTGACGGGTCGGCAGAATGGGTCAACCTTTCAGATATTATTTTTGCTAAAGAAGATATGCAAACTGGAGATATACAACCAACAGTTGCTTGCATGAAAAATGGTTTTTCAGTTATAGTTGACACTGAAGAAGAAACAAAGTTTTGGGGACAATAA
- the tadA gene encoding Flp pilus assembly complex ATPase component TadA produces MSEKKLLGQMLIADGVITQEQLETALEQQKQTGHFLGRILADLGYIDEKTLKRFLSMQAGIDMLDLKNIVIEKRAIEVFPSALAKTYNAVPISLEKNVLKLAVGDTLSLNIQDDISFVLGYKTQMVLADEDDIKEAIETHYGKEIETIDDLVKWLAQDIEELEELNALASQGEYATITSLEEIASLPPVVKLFDLILLQTVRDNASDVHLEPFENDFRVRYRVDGVLYDLVHPPKGLSFALFCRFKIMAGMDIAERRLAQDGRIELSIMGRAVDLRVNTVPTVFGECLAIRVLDRGKTIFELANLGLSENNRNEINAVINKPNGIILATGPTGCGKTTTLYAILRTLNTPDVKVITTEDPVEYMLEGALQVPIREQIGLTFARCLRSILRQDPDIILVGEVRDFDTAQMAIQSSLTGHLVLSTLHTNDAPSTVMRLIDMKIEPFLLSSTIEGVIAQRLLRMLCSRCKEEYTPPKKEIIELSLTDEDVKEMKFFKAKGCPFCRGGYKGRTAIFEILRPTEAFWQAVFEKKPLGEIKRIAVEDCKMKTLLADGLDKVKEGITSLEEVAKEIHGY; encoded by the coding sequence ATGAGTGAAAAAAAACTTCTGGGGCAGATGCTTATAGCAGATGGAGTTATTACTCAAGAACAGTTGGAAACTGCATTAGAACAGCAGAAACAGACTGGTCATTTTCTTGGTAGAATTCTTGCTGACCTTGGATATATAGATGAAAAAACCCTCAAACGATTTTTAAGTATGCAAGCCGGCATTGATATGCTGGACTTAAAAAATATTGTAATTGAAAAGAGAGCTATCGAAGTTTTTCCCTCCGCACTTGCAAAAACCTACAACGCAGTACCTATCTCGCTTGAAAAAAACGTATTAAAACTTGCTGTCGGAGATACTCTTAGCCTTAATATACAAGACGATATATCTTTTGTTCTTGGGTACAAAACACAGATGGTATTGGCTGATGAAGACGATATAAAAGAAGCTATTGAAACTCATTATGGTAAAGAGATAGAGACCATAGACGACTTAGTAAAATGGCTTGCACAAGATATTGAAGAACTTGAAGAGTTGAACGCCTTAGCAAGCCAAGGCGAGTATGCCACAATCACTTCCCTTGAAGAAATTGCTTCTCTGCCTCCTGTGGTAAAACTTTTTGATTTAATTCTTTTACAGACAGTCAGAGATAATGCTTCAGACGTTCATCTTGAGCCGTTTGAAAACGATTTTAGGGTCAGGTATAGAGTTGATGGAGTATTATATGACTTAGTTCACCCACCTAAAGGGTTATCTTTTGCTCTATTTTGCAGATTTAAAATTATGGCTGGTATGGATATCGCAGAAAGAAGGTTGGCTCAAGACGGAAGAATAGAGTTATCAATTATGGGCAGAGCCGTTGACCTTCGTGTAAATACTGTGCCTACTGTTTTTGGAGAATGTCTTGCTATAAGAGTTCTTGATAGAGGAAAAACTATTTTTGAACTTGCAAACCTTGGTCTATCTGAAAACAATAGGAACGAGATAAATGCTGTAATAAACAAACCTAACGGAATAATACTTGCAACAGGTCCTACTGGTTGCGGCAAAACAACCACTCTTTACGCTATACTTAGGACACTTAACACCCCCGATGTGAAAGTCATAACAACAGAAGACCCTGTTGAGTATATGCTTGAAGGAGCGTTACAAGTCCCCATAAGAGAACAGATAGGTCTTACCTTTGCAAGATGTTTAAGAAGTATTCTTAGGCAAGACCCTGATATAATCTTAGTAGGAGAGGTTAGAGATTTTGATACAGCTCAGATGGCTATACAATCCTCTTTAACGGGTCACTTAGTTTTGAGCACATTGCATACTAATGATGCCCCAAGCACCGTAATGAGACTTATAGATATGAAGATTGAACCTTTCCTTCTATCTTCAACAATTGAAGGTGTTATTGCTCAAAGATTATTAAGAATGTTATGCTCAAGATGCAAAGAAGAGTACACTCCGCCAAAAAAAGAGATTATAGAACTTTCTCTAACTGATGAAGATGTTAAAGAGATGAAATTTTTCAAAGCTAAAGGTTGCCCATTTTGTAGAGGTGGGTATAAAGGAAGAACAGCTATTTTTGAAATACTCAGACCAACAGAGGCTTTTTGGCAAGCTGTCTTTGAAAAAAAACCTCTTGGAGAAATAAAACGGATAGCAGTTGAAGACTGCAAAATGAAAACTTTACTTGCAGATGGACTTGATAAGGTAAAAGAGGGTATAACATCATTAGAAGAAGTTGCAAAAGAAATACACGGATATTAA
- a CDS encoding undecaprenyl-diphosphate phosphatase → MKLTDVIILSIVQGISEWLPVSSSGHLVLFRHLINLNGDVSFDIFLHFSALFVILVFFWKDIQNIFKGLKTDRKSQDSRLLLYIILATIPTGILGLFLRKYMDSLATVKTISFTLLITSLLLFASAIRSKNRKITIGKALFIGLMQGFALLPGISRSGATISAGKMAGLSNEESFRFSFLLAVPAITGAIVLEARKITSLPIPFLIIGFFASFLLGLISLFFLRKILVKDKFYLFGVYTLFLSIILFLL, encoded by the coding sequence TTGAAATTAACAGACGTTATAATATTATCTATTGTTCAAGGTATATCTGAGTGGTTACCTGTAAGCAGTTCAGGTCACCTGGTCTTATTTAGGCATTTGATAAATCTTAATGGAGATGTCTCTTTTGATATATTTTTACATTTTTCTGCCCTCTTTGTTATATTAGTCTTTTTTTGGAAAGATATACAGAACATTTTTAAAGGGTTAAAAACCGATAGAAAAAGCCAAGATAGTAGATTACTTTTATATATTATTCTTGCTACTATACCTACTGGTATTTTAGGTCTTTTTTTACGAAAATATATGGATTCTCTTGCAACTGTTAAAACCATATCTTTCACTTTACTTATTACTTCGTTACTATTATTTGCATCTGCAATCCGTAGTAAAAATAGAAAAATTACAATCGGTAAGGCTTTATTTATTGGGTTAATGCAAGGGTTTGCTCTTTTGCCGGGAATATCTCGTTCAGGTGCAACTATTTCAGCAGGGAAAATGGCAGGACTAAGCAATGAAGAGTCCTTTAGGTTCTCTTTTCTATTAGCAGTACCTGCTATTACTGGTGCTATTGTGTTAGAAGCAAGAAAGATAACAAGTTTACCTATCCCTTTCCTTATAATAGGGTTCTTTGCATCATTTTTACTTGGACTTATTTCGCTCTTCTTTTTGCGTAAAATTCTTGTCAAAGATAAATTTTATCTATTTGGGGTTTATACTCTGTTTTTATCTATTATACTCTTTTTATTGTAG
- a CDS encoding GNAT family N-acetyltransferase — protein sequence MRIERAKPCQYEELQKFLEEVYGHSAGAFKEGWLEVWQKENTEFDNSLLISEENRIVAFLRVFPITLNQNGVTIESGGIGSVSTLYSHRGKGYMSKLLEESFRLMDSKKMPISILWGDRHRYGFFGYENCGTCVELSIKSRGLNKFGIKSVETERFFYEEPALNEMIRTFNSNNYKRERNKKEFIDISSRRGSATYYAFHNQEFAYLILPSTESSGAGNILEFGGNPELLLGILKYLSERFSLSAFTLPFPSLNEVPKNLLDISSAWNIKHTFLMLKIIDLKETLNLFIRQTDACFPDGEEITFTIKGRESVTVSKTDGIVSVKEGKGKNEIFLNENDMVRLLFGSTFWAPSNINSKVFNLLRSFLPFKIFVWPTDYI from the coding sequence ATGAGAATAGAGAGAGCAAAACCTTGTCAATATGAAGAGTTACAAAAGTTCCTTGAAGAGGTTTATGGACATTCTGCTGGGGCTTTTAAGGAAGGTTGGCTCGAGGTTTGGCAAAAAGAAAACACAGAATTTGATAACTCTCTTTTAATAAGTGAGGAGAACCGTATAGTAGCATTTTTAAGGGTATTCCCTATAACTCTCAACCAGAACGGTGTAACAATAGAAAGTGGTGGTATTGGTAGCGTTTCTACCCTGTATTCTCATAGAGGTAAAGGGTATATGTCCAAACTTTTAGAAGAGTCTTTTAGGTTGATGGATAGCAAAAAAATGCCGATATCTATTCTATGGGGAGATAGACATAGGTACGGTTTTTTTGGTTATGAGAATTGTGGTACTTGCGTAGAATTGTCGATCAAATCTCGAGGATTAAATAAGTTTGGAATAAAATCAGTAGAAACAGAGAGGTTTTTTTATGAAGAACCTGCTTTGAACGAGATGATAAGGACTTTCAATTCAAATAACTACAAAAGAGAACGCAATAAGAAAGAATTTATTGATATTTCTAGCAGGAGAGGTTCTGCTACGTACTACGCTTTTCATAATCAAGAGTTTGCTTATCTGATTCTACCTTCAACCGAATCTTCTGGTGCTGGAAATATCCTTGAGTTTGGAGGTAACCCAGAACTATTGCTCGGTATTTTGAAATATCTTAGTGAAAGGTTCAGTTTATCTGCTTTCACATTACCTTTTCCTTCCTTAAACGAAGTTCCTAAAAATCTACTTGATATTTCTTCTGCCTGGAATATAAAACATACTTTTTTAATGTTAAAAATAATAGACCTTAAAGAAACCTTAAACCTTTTTATACGACAAACAGATGCCTGTTTCCCTGACGGAGAAGAGATAACCTTTACAATAAAAGGCAGGGAATCTGTTACTGTTTCTAAAACAGATGGTATTGTTTCTGTCAAAGAAGGTAAAGGTAAAAATGAGATATTTTTAAATGAAAATGATATGGTAAGACTACTGTTTGGTTCTACCTTCTGGGCTCCTTCTAATATAAACTCAAAAGTATTTAACCTGCTAAGAAGTTTTCTTCCTTTTAAGATTTTTGTTTGGCCAACCGACTACATTTAA
- a CDS encoding type II secretion system F family protein, with protein MAQFQYNAMDPAGKPVTGIIEASQVQEAISKLKGMGYFVTNVAPAKAAAKPAKGKEKAKPATAPTTKAKPKGKGKGASISFGSAVIKTKELTIITRQLATLIGSGLPLLRSLRVLREQRKGGASAVLAKLSEDIESGALFSEALAKNPKSFPKIYVAMVKAGEAGGALETVLTRLAEFMEKEAQLRGKIKSAMAYPAVIVVVTGGILGFIMMKIVPTFIEIFKDMEAGELPGPTLLLMKISNIMTQKFYLIIIFFVVIIVLFKILNRIKVTKFYIDKIKMKLPVFGPVVSKTIVARFARTFATLISSGVPILQSLQIVRDTTGNEVVSKGINEVRNKVREGEGIAGPMLKTKVFPAMVTNMMAVGEETGAMDAMLEKIAEAYEAEVDAAVAAMTSMIEPILIVFMGGIVGFIVISLFMPLIKLAMGLSG; from the coding sequence ATGGCACAATTTCAATATAATGCAATGGACCCTGCAGGAAAACCTGTTACTGGTATCATTGAGGCTTCGCAGGTACAGGAAGCAATATCCAAACTAAAAGGTATGGGGTACTTTGTTACCAATGTTGCTCCAGCGAAAGCTGCTGCCAAACCAGCTAAAGGTAAAGAAAAAGCAAAACCAGCAACTGCCCCAACTACTAAAGCCAAACCTAAGGGTAAAGGTAAAGGTGCTTCTATTTCTTTTGGCTCCGCAGTAATAAAAACCAAAGAACTTACAATTATAACAAGACAACTTGCAACCCTTATAGGTTCAGGTTTGCCACTATTGAGGTCTTTAAGAGTTTTAAGGGAACAGAGAAAAGGTGGAGCAAGTGCGGTTCTTGCAAAACTGTCTGAAGATATAGAAAGCGGTGCGCTTTTTTCTGAAGCTTTAGCAAAAAACCCTAAAAGTTTTCCTAAAATTTATGTAGCTATGGTAAAGGCAGGAGAAGCTGGTGGAGCTCTTGAAACTGTTCTAACAAGGTTAGCAGAATTTATGGAAAAAGAAGCACAGTTAAGAGGTAAAATAAAATCTGCTATGGCGTATCCTGCTGTTATTGTGGTAGTTACAGGCGGTATTTTAGGATTTATTATGATGAAAATTGTACCCACCTTTATAGAAATATTTAAGGATATGGAAGCAGGCGAACTACCAGGACCTACTCTTCTCTTGATGAAAATCTCAAACATTATGACTCAAAAATTTTACTTGATTATTATCTTTTTTGTAGTTATAATTGTTCTCTTTAAAATACTTAACAGAATAAAGGTAACTAAATTCTATATAGATAAGATTAAAATGAAACTACCTGTCTTTGGACCCGTAGTTTCAAAAACAATAGTAGCAAGGTTTGCAAGAACTTTTGCAACCCTTATATCAAGTGGTGTCCCTATATTGCAATCTCTTCAAATAGTACGAGATACCACTGGAAACGAAGTCGTATCTAAGGGTATAAATGAAGTTAGAAACAAAGTTAGAGAAGGAGAAGGGATAGCAGGTCCTATGCTGAAAACAAAAGTGTTTCCAGCTATGGTAACAAATATGATGGCTGTCGGAGAAGAGACAGGTGCAATGGACGCTATGCTTGAAAAAATAGCCGAAGCTTATGAAGCAGAAGTAGACGCTGCTGTTGCCGCTATGACCTCAATGATAGAACCTATTTTAATTGTTTTTATGGGAGGCATTGTAGGATTTATTGTTATATCATTATTTATGCCTCTAATAAAACTTGCTATGGGCTTATCAGGATAA
- a CDS encoding PilT/PilU family type 4a pilus ATPase, whose amino-acid sequence MPKSIEELLTMQIKEDAADLHINVGLPPTLRMRGGLHPVGDIPVTPEIATNYMKAITSRENQEELQKVGGTDFGFAFKDLARFRVSVFKERGNIALALRLIPYKFLTFEQIGLNPETMQQLLTRPRGLILVVGPTGSGKTTTLASMVNWMNENLSKHIITIEDPIEYFHHHKKSVITQRELGVDVPTFAEALRRGLRQDPDIFLVGEMRDLETIEAAITAAETGHIVFATLHTTGAPRTVDRIVNAFSVAQQEQIRVMLSVSILGVISQVLLNRADKKGKVAAFELMLATTSIQNLIRERKTYRIISEIQTGGKMGMITMDTFLINLFKEDKIVYEDVMTYANDPVSTKAELLAQGLIDEASTAEIDEKIKEMKSI is encoded by the coding sequence ATGCCAAAAAGTATAGAAGAACTCTTAACAATGCAAATAAAGGAAGATGCAGCAGATTTACATATCAATGTTGGGTTACCACCCACATTAAGGATGAGAGGCGGACTTCATCCTGTAGGTGATATACCTGTAACTCCTGAAATTGCTACCAATTATATGAAGGCTATCACCTCAAGGGAGAACCAAGAAGAGTTACAGAAAGTAGGAGGTACAGACTTTGGGTTTGCTTTTAAAGATTTAGCAAGGTTTAGAGTAAGCGTATTTAAAGAACGTGGAAATATTGCCTTAGCTTTGCGTCTGATACCTTACAAATTTTTAACATTCGAACAGATTGGTCTTAACCCTGAAACAATGCAACAACTTTTGACCCGTCCAAGAGGACTTATACTTGTTGTAGGTCCGACTGGGTCAGGAAAAACAACAACCCTTGCTTCTATGGTTAACTGGATGAATGAAAATCTTAGTAAACATATTATAACCATTGAAGACCCTATTGAATATTTCCATCATCACAAAAAATCTGTAATAACCCAAAGAGAACTTGGAGTTGATGTACCAACTTTTGCTGAGGCTCTAAGAAGGGGGTTAAGACAAGACCCTGATATATTTTTGGTTGGGGAAATGAGAGACTTGGAAACTATTGAAGCAGCAATCACAGCGGCAGAAACAGGGCATATCGTGTTTGCCACACTACACACAACAGGTGCTCCCAGAACTGTTGATAGAATTGTAAACGCTTTCTCTGTTGCACAACAAGAGCAGATAAGGGTTATGTTATCTGTATCTATACTTGGGGTAATTTCTCAGGTATTACTAAACAGAGCAGATAAAAAAGGTAAAGTAGCCGCTTTTGAGTTGATGCTTGCAACTACATCTATTCAAAACCTGATACGAGAAAGAAAAACATACAGAATAATCTCAGAGATACAGACAGGCGGTAAGATGGGTATGATAACAATGGACACTTTTCTTATAAACCTATTTAAGGAAGATAAGATAGTCTATGAAGATGTTATGACTTATGCCAATGACCCTGTTTCTACAAAAGCTGAACTGTTAGCTCAAGGGCTAATAGATGAAGCATCAACAGCTGAGATAGACGAAAAAATTAAAGAGATGAAATCAATCTAA
- a CDS encoding GNAT family N-acetyltransferase: MKIENAKLSQYNEVKQFLEDAYGSSRESFPQRWPQFWKKEYADFRNVLLVRDNNIIVSLVRIFPLTFQLKDVTIKSAGIGNVATLYPHRGKGYMSKLLNEALLQIKKDKIPISILWGDRHRYGFFGYEKCGSCVKLSVNARGINKLGIKPAEAERFFGDKTILEKIINLYNSNSYKRERTIKDFETIYFKRGVATYYTIKNQGFAYVTLPSTESSGGGALYEFGGNPELLLGLLQNLSVRFGQNSFIFTYPNLIEIPDVILNSASSWSAHNMCDLKIIDLKETLNLFMRQTDVSFPDGEEITFTIKDKESVTVYKTDGTVYVEGKKGKNEIILSEQDMVRLLFGLTFWAPNNIDTPTKRLLQRFLPFSFFVWPTDTV; encoded by the coding sequence ATGAAAATAGAAAACGCAAAATTATCGCAATATAATGAAGTAAAACAATTTTTAGAAGATGCTTACGGTAGTTCTCGAGAATCGTTTCCCCAAAGATGGCCTCAGTTTTGGAAAAAAGAGTATGCCGATTTTCGTAATGTATTGCTGGTAAGAGATAACAATATAATCGTTTCGCTTGTGAGAATATTTCCCTTAACGTTTCAACTAAAAGATGTGACAATAAAGAGTGCAGGTATTGGAAATGTTGCTACTTTGTATCCACACAGAGGCAAAGGATATATGTCTAAACTTCTTAATGAAGCTTTACTACAAATCAAGAAAGATAAAATTCCTATATCTATTTTATGGGGAGATAGACATAGGTACGGATTTTTTGGGTATGAAAAATGTGGTTCTTGCGTTAAATTATCTGTTAATGCAAGAGGAATAAACAAATTAGGCATAAAACCAGCAGAAGCCGAAAGATTTTTTGGAGATAAAACAATTCTTGAGAAGATAATTAATCTTTATAATTCTAACAGTTATAAAAGAGAACGTACTATCAAGGATTTTGAGACTATTTACTTTAAGCGAGGTGTTGCGACTTATTACACCATTAAAAATCAAGGTTTTGCTTATGTTACATTGCCTTCTACTGAATCTTCAGGCGGAGGGGCTCTTTATGAATTTGGGGGCAATCCAGAGTTGCTACTTGGACTGCTCCAAAATCTTAGTGTAAGGTTTGGGCAGAACTCTTTTATCTTTACATACCCAAATTTAATTGAAATCCCTGACGTTATATTAAACTCTGCTTCCAGTTGGAGTGCACACAATATGTGCGACCTAAAAATAATAGACCTTAAAGAAACCTTAAACCTTTTTATGCGACAAACAGATGTAAGTTTCCCTGATGGAGAAGAGATAACTTTTACAATAAAAGATAAGGAATCTGTCACTGTTTATAAAACAGATGGAACTGTTTATGTTGAGGGGAAGAAGGGTAAAAACGAGATTATATTGAGCGAACAAGATATGGTAAGGTTATTGTTTGGCTTAACTTTTTGGGCTCCTAATAATATTGATACTCCAACGAAACGTTTATTGCAAAGATTTCTTCCATTTAGTTTTTTTGTCTGGCCAACAGATACCGTTTAA
- a CDS encoding ACT domain-containing protein, protein MGKQISIFVENKPGKINKITGILEKSKINMKAMTIADSGSFGIIKLITDDNDKAFAILKEENFLVSFQEVVVVEMPDKVGAFHKVAKILEDEGINIEDAYGFIMDEGVKAALILKVASTDIEKAEDILKKNNYRSVENFNV, encoded by the coding sequence ATGGGTAAACAGATTTCTATTTTTGTAGAAAATAAACCTGGTAAAATAAATAAAATAACTGGTATACTTGAAAAATCCAAAATAAATATGAAGGCTATGACAATAGCCGATAGCGGAAGTTTTGGGATTATAAAATTGATAACCGATGATAATGATAAAGCGTTTGCTATTTTAAAAGAAGAAAATTTTCTTGTTTCATTCCAAGAAGTTGTCGTGGTGGAGATGCCCGATAAGGTTGGGGCGTTCCATAAGGTTGCCAAAATTCTTGAGGATGAGGGTATCAACATAGAAGACGCCTATGGATTTATAATGGATGAAGGTGTTAAAGCCGCCCTTATTCTTAAGGTCGCTTCAACAGATATAGAAAAAGCGGAAGATATTTTAAAGAAGAATAATTATAGAAGTGTTGAAAATTTTAATGTCTAA